The following coding sequences are from one Microcoleus sp. bin38.metabat.b11b12b14.051 window:
- a CDS encoding type IV pilin-like G/H family protein, which produces MFLNRSIYQRVRNFSRIDSHRNWQSRVVLTTLILPVFLIAAAEAQLPNAMTKSPAEIIKSMESPARNIVDAMNKAQHAYYLENAGFTSSVANLAIGTPAQTNNYSYSISMGNKAVFNYGISRQPNLTSFVGGVFLIGNNIQRILCEASVAGTARPANPINKNGVLTCGANTAMSQLANQPIQTNAADAKQYLRALNRAQQAYYIERDSFTSSITNLNTGVPPKTDNYSYSISTGNKAVFNYGISRQPNLKSLVGGVFVIGNATQTILCEASVAGRAIPANPTNKNGVLACGANTTKISQ; this is translated from the coding sequence ATGTTTCTCAACCGCTCAATTTACCAGCGAGTTCGGAATTTTAGCAGGATTGATAGCCACCGCAACTGGCAGAGTAGAGTTGTGTTGACAACTCTGATCCTGCCAGTTTTTTTGATTGCAGCCGCCGAGGCTCAACTTCCAAATGCCATGACGAAATCTCCGGCAGAAATCATTAAATCTATGGAATCTCCAGCCAGAAATATTGTTGACGCCATGAACAAAGCTCAGCACGCCTACTATCTAGAAAATGCTGGTTTTACAAGTTCTGTTGCCAATCTAGCTATTGGCACCCCAGCTCAAACTAATAATTACAGCTATTCAATTAGCATGGGTAACAAAGCTGTATTTAATTATGGGATATCGCGGCAACCCAATCTCACAAGTTTTGTAGGCGGAGTATTTTTGATAGGAAACAACATCCAAAGAATTCTGTGCGAAGCCTCTGTTGCGGGTACAGCAAGACCAGCTAATCCTATCAATAAAAATGGCGTTTTAACTTGCGGTGCAAATACCGCTATGTCTCAACTTGCCAACCAACCTATTCAGACCAACGCAGCAGACGCAAAACAATATCTTAGGGCACTGAACAGAGCTCAGCAAGCCTACTATATAGAAAGGGATAGTTTTACAAGTTCTATTACCAATTTAAATACTGGTGTACCTCCTAAAACTGACAATTATAGCTACTCAATTAGCACGGGGAACAAAGCTGTATTTAATTATGGGATATCGCGGCAACCTAACCTTAAAAGTTTGGTGGGCGGCGTATTTGTGATAGGAAACGCTACCCAAACAATCTTGTGCGAAGCGTCTGTTGCGGGCAGAGCGATACCAGCTAATCCTACGAATAAAAATGGCGTTTTAGCCTGCGGTGCAAATACGACAAAAATTTCTCAATAA
- a CDS encoding sulfurtransferase → MCNLSDNWILSADLAKELLSGGATLLDARQPILKWFCPLPSAIPVTWQQFSRSHFPHQGQIIEDDTILTEKLQALGICQDLPVIVIADSVKGWGEDGRIVWMLRTLGHEKAVFVDGGYRALVKAGIAQIKGANHPPQPGDFIVSRRSNWEIQQDELKAILSNANLVVIDAREPREYAGKTPYGEQRGGHIPGAVNLYYKQLMDKQGQLLTRGEIVAILQHKGVSLSTQLVSYCSGGIRSAWLTCVLTNAGFNAKNYPGSMWEWSAAPADRYPLEKSRRVRSVDLRFIGL, encoded by the coding sequence ATGTGTAATTTGTCCGATAATTGGATACTAAGCGCAGATTTAGCTAAGGAATTGCTGTCAGGAGGTGCTACTCTGCTCGATGCTCGTCAACCTATTTTAAAGTGGTTTTGCCCTCTCCCATCAGCTATTCCCGTAACTTGGCAGCAATTTTCGCGATCGCACTTTCCGCATCAAGGCCAAATTATCGAAGATGACACAATCTTAACAGAAAAACTGCAAGCGCTGGGAATTTGTCAAGACCTACCTGTCATCGTCATCGCCGATTCAGTGAAAGGGTGGGGCGAAGACGGGCGAATTGTTTGGATGCTGCGAACTTTGGGACACGAAAAAGCCGTTTTTGTAGATGGAGGATATCGAGCTTTAGTCAAAGCTGGAATTGCTCAAATAAAAGGTGCAAATCATCCACCGCAGCCGGGAGACTTTATCGTATCTCGCCGCTCGAATTGGGAAATTCAGCAAGATGAGTTAAAAGCTATTTTAAGTAATGCTAATTTAGTAGTTATTGATGCAAGAGAGCCGCGAGAATATGCAGGAAAAACGCCTTATGGAGAACAGCGGGGCGGCCACATTCCCGGCGCGGTTAACCTTTATTACAAACAGTTGATGGACAAGCAGGGACAACTGCTGACTCGCGGCGAAATAGTCGCTATTTTGCAGCATAAAGGTGTTTCGCTGTCAACTCAACTTGTGAGTTATTGTAGTGGGGGAATTAGGTCTGCATGGTTGACTTGTGTCTTGACAAATGCTGGATTTAATGCTAAGAATTATCCAGGTTCAATGTGGGAATGGTCGGCTGCGCCTGCTGATAGATATCCGTTGGAAAAAAGTCGTAGGGTGCGGAGCGTCGATTTGAGATTTATAGGTTTGTAG
- the mtnA gene encoding S-methyl-5-thioribose-1-phosphate isomerase, whose amino-acid sequence MTAQNSPVSPVTWKEDRVLLIEQNRLPKEYVTVEITSSQDMAEAIKTMIVRGAPAIGVAAAYGMYLGAREIETGDRTEFLAKLEQVGELLRSTRPTAVNLFWAISRMLKTANQTSGSVEQVQKTLLEMAITIQAEDLQTCKDIGDQGLKVLPATPEKLNLLTHCNAGALATAGYGTALGVFRSAWREGRLGRVFADETRPRLQGAKLTTWECVQEGIPVTLIADNMAAHCMKLGMIHAVVVGADRIAANGDAANKIGTYSLAIVAKAHNVPFFVAAPLSTIDFELSDGSQIPIEERDPIEMYQVGTTRICPEKVEFYNPAFDVTPAALISGIITEHGTVAPGNLKKFQAKQLV is encoded by the coding sequence ATGACAGCTCAAAACTCCCCAGTTTCCCCCGTCACCTGGAAAGAAGACCGAGTGCTGCTAATTGAGCAAAACCGACTGCCGAAAGAATACGTTACAGTCGAAATTACCAGCTCTCAAGATATGGCTGAGGCGATTAAAACTATGATCGTTCGAGGTGCTCCGGCGATCGGGGTAGCAGCAGCTTACGGGATGTATTTGGGGGCGCGAGAAATCGAAACGGGCGATCGCACGGAATTTCTCGCTAAACTAGAACAAGTTGGTGAATTATTGCGATCGACTCGTCCCACAGCCGTTAATTTGTTTTGGGCAATATCCCGAATGCTCAAAACAGCAAATCAAACTAGCGGTTCTGTCGAACAAGTCCAAAAAACATTGTTAGAAATGGCTATAACCATTCAAGCAGAAGACTTGCAAACTTGTAAAGATATCGGCGACCAAGGTTTAAAAGTTCTGCCCGCAACACCCGAAAAATTGAACTTGCTGACTCACTGCAATGCCGGTGCATTAGCCACAGCAGGCTACGGTACAGCATTAGGTGTATTTCGTTCCGCTTGGCGAGAAGGCAGACTCGGCAGAGTTTTTGCAGACGAAACTCGCCCCCGTCTCCAAGGTGCCAAACTCACCACTTGGGAATGCGTGCAAGAAGGAATTCCCGTCACATTAATAGCCGACAATATGGCCGCACACTGCATGAAACTCGGCATGATTCACGCAGTAGTTGTCGGTGCAGACAGAATCGCTGCTAACGGCGACGCCGCCAATAAAATTGGCACTTACAGTTTAGCAATTGTTGCCAAAGCTCACAACGTCCCCTTCTTTGTTGCCGCTCCTTTGTCCACAATTGATTTTGAACTTTCCGATGGCAGCCAAATCCCCATCGAAGAACGCGATCCAATTGAAATGTATCAAGTTGGAACTACGCGAATTTGTCCAGAAAAAGTAGAATTTTACAATCCAGCTTTTGACGTAACTCCGGCAGCATTAATCTCGGGAATTATCACCGAACACGGCACGGTTGCTCCTGGGAATTTGAAAAAGTTTCAAGCCAAACAATTAGTTTAA